In Rhodococcus qingshengii JCM 15477, the sequence GGACGATCTCGCAGCGCAGATCGGCGCCGAGGAACCGTGGGCACATCCCCTCGCCCGCGATCTCGACACAGTCTCCTTCAAGCAGTGGCTGATCAATCAGTCCGACGACGCCGAGGCACGTGACAACATCGGTCTCTTCATCGCCGGTGGCATGCTCACCAAGCCCGCCCACTCGTTCTCTGCCCTGCAGGCCGTACTCATGGCCGCTTCCGCAGGCTCGTTCTCCCATCTCGTCGACGAGGACTTCATCCTCGACAAGCGAGTGATCGGCGGAATGCAGCAGGTATCGATCCGCATGGCAGAGGCCCTCGGCGACGACGTCTTCCTCAACGCACCCGTGCGTACGGTGCAGTGGAACGAATCCGGTGCAACGGTGTTGGCGGACGGCGATGTTCGCGTCGAGGCAAGCCGAGTGATCCTGGCCGTACCGCCCAACCTCTACTCCCGGATCTCGTACGATCCCCCGCTGCCGCGTCGTCAGCACCAGATGCACCAGCACCAGTCCCTCGGCCTCGTCATCAAGGTTCACGCGGTGTACGAGACGCCTTTCTGGCGCGAAGACGGCCTCTCCGGCACCGGCTTCGGCGCGTCCGAGGTAGTGCAGGAGGTGTACGACAACACCAACCACGAGGACGATCGCGGCACCCTGGTCGCTTTCGTCTCCGACGAGAAGGCCGACGCGATGTTCGAGCTTTCCGTCGAGGAGCGTAAGGCCACGATTCTGGCCTCACTTGCCCGCTATCTCGGCCCGAAGGCCGAAGAGCCGGTTGTGTACTACGAATCCGACTGGGGCTCGGAGGAATGGACCCGCGGTGCGTACGCAGCGAGCTTCGACCTCGGAGGCCTGCACCGCTACGGCGCGGATTCCCGCACGCCCGTCGGCCCGATTCACTTCTCGTGCTCCGACATTGCGGCCGAGGGGTACCAGCACGTCGACGGTGCCGTTCGGATGGGTCAGCGAACCGCAGCCGACATCATCGCTCGCAGCAAGGCCTGACGGCCGCTTTGCCAAGTCTCGATCATTGCCCGGCAGTCACGATTGCCGGGCAATGATCGAGAGCAGTAGTTCCGCCCGAACCCTGGCCACTTCCAGCCGACAGTCGATTAGGCTCTCCACCTTCGCCATTCGGCTTCGCAGCGTGTGCCGGTGGACGCCCATCGTGATGGCGGCCGCTTCCCAGTGTCCGTTGGCCTCGAGAAATGCCCGCAGCGACGCCAGCAGTTCGGTGCCGTTGTCACGGTCGTAGTCCTCGATCGGTGTGATCATCGTTTCCGCCAGCGTGTTGAGCACTTCACGCGTCGAATCGAAAGACAGCAGCACACTTCCGGTCAGCGCCGCGAATTCCAAAGGTTCGCCACCGATTTCCGCCGCCGACGCACACAGCTGGGACTGTTCGACGGCGACCGCCAGCGCAGCGACCACCCGTCGCGCGCTCAAGCCGACACGAAGCGCGCGAAGATCCGACCTCGATACCCCGCCGAGCAACTCTCGGGCGAACTCGACGTCGTCGGTTCCACGCAGCAGCACCGTGACGCGAGTGTCGTTGATCCGCGAGAACAACTGCCGCCCTGCCTTGTTCATGAACTCGGCAATCTCGGCTCCGAGGCGTCCCGCTACGTCGGACGTGTCGGCAAGAACTGTCAATCCTCGGATCATTCCCTCGCCGTCGGCGGCCTGCCTGATCTGTTGCCATGCCGGCGCCGGGTCGCGATCCTCGGTGAGCAGCAGCCCGAGGGCGTGCGAATTCAACTGATCCTGAGTAGCACGCAGGCGCGCAGGTTTCTCGAAGTCCAACGCCAACAACGAGTTCGCGTGACCGAGCAGTATCTGATCGACGTAGCTGAGCGCCGAAGCACTGATCACCGCCAGGTATCCGTACGGCGTTCGCCCGACGCTGATCTGCTGCACCGCGATCGACGCTCCAGACCTTGCGAGCGTCACGCTACTGGAGGCACCGCCACCGAGAGTTGCTCGCAGTTCGTCGATCACGTCGTCCGTCGGCAGTTGAGGTGAGCTCTCGAGAACTCTTCCGGCGACGTCGAGAAGAAGCACCGTCGCCGAGGTTGCGATCGCCAGTTCACGCACGGTTGCGGCAGTTCCGCCGGAAATGACGGCACGCGTCATCCGCGGTTGCGCCCGCGACGCCCGGAGGACAGCTTCGTATTCCTGCTCTGCCAACCGGCTCATTACGCGCTTGACGACGGCAGCAAAAGGCGTCGGCAACGGCACCTCGATGAGCGGGAGTCCGATCTCGTCGGCGACAGCCACCAGATCGGCCGGAACCTCGGGATACGAGAGTCCGGTCCCGAACCCGACCGCCGCCACACCTGCCGCGTCGAGCATTCGGAGATAACGGCCGCGCTTTTGCTGAGTGGACGGCAATCGGATGCCGGTGGTGAGGATGAATTCGCCGCCGGTCAACCATCGGAAAGGGTCGAGCAACTCCGTGGCGTGCGCAAATGTGATTTCGCGACCGACGCCCTGGGCGCCGCCTTTGAGTTCCAGCGCGAGGTCCGGCTGCGCCAACATCCACCGCACAGCGATCGTCATGGGCTGGACTGTACAACTCGGCGCGTCGGGGATCAAAGATTTCACCTTTTTGGCAGCTGCCTTTACTTGTGAGTCAGCGCACACTTGCTCACACACGCCCCAAAGTGCGAGTTCCGTGCTGATCACCTCGGCCGGAACTCGTTCGACCTCGAGAGGAACCGGTACCGATGTCGATCGTCGTACTCGAGAACTACATCAACGGTGAATTCGTCGCCTCAGCCGCGACGGAAACACTCGACCTGATCAACCCCGTGGACGAGAGTGTGGTCGGGCGTACGCCGGTCTCCACGAAGGAAGACGTCGACGCCGCCGTCGAAGCCGCACAGAGAGCATTCGAGACCTGGGGCAAGACGACGCCGAGCGTGCGGCAGGCTGCACTCCTCAAGCTCGCCGACGCCATCGAAGCGCACAGCGACGAAATCGTCGCAGCCGAAAGCGCCAACACCGGCCAGGCCCACCAGATGATCGCCGACGAAGAGGTCAAGGTCGGAGCCGATCAGATGCGGTTCTTCGCCGGAGCCGCACGACTTCTCGAGGGCAAGGCGGCCGGAGAGTACATGGAGGGTTTCACCTCCTACGTCCGTCGTGAGCCGATCGGCGTCGTCGGTCAGGTCACGCCCTGGAACTACCCGTTCATGATGGCGCTGTGGAAGATCGGGCCCGCCCTCGCGGCCGGCAACACGATCGTCCTCAAGCCCAGCGACACCACACCGGGCAGCACGCTGGTCCTGGCGAAGCTCTCG encodes:
- a CDS encoding flavin monoamine oxidase family protein, which produces MPTLQRDVAIVGAGPSGLAAATALRKAGLTVAVIEARDRVGGRTWTDTIDGAVLEIGGQWVSPDQTALISLLDELGLKTFERYREGESVYISSAGERTQYTGDSFPTNDTTKKEMDRLIDEMDDLAAQIGAEEPWAHPLARDLDTVSFKQWLINQSDDAEARDNIGLFIAGGMLTKPAHSFSALQAVLMAASAGSFSHLVDEDFILDKRVIGGMQQVSIRMAEALGDDVFLNAPVRTVQWNESGATVLADGDVRVEASRVILAVPPNLYSRISYDPPLPRRQHQMHQHQSLGLVIKVHAVYETPFWREDGLSGTGFGASEVVQEVYDNTNHEDDRGTLVAFVSDEKADAMFELSVEERKATILASLARYLGPKAEEPVVYYESDWGSEEWTRGAYAASFDLGGLHRYGADSRTPVGPIHFSCSDIAAEGYQHVDGAVRMGQRTAADIIARSKA
- a CDS encoding PucR family transcriptional regulator; the protein is MTIAVRWMLAQPDLALELKGGAQGVGREITFAHATELLDPFRWLTGGEFILTTGIRLPSTQQKRGRYLRMLDAAGVAAVGFGTGLSYPEVPADLVAVADEIGLPLIEVPLPTPFAAVVKRVMSRLAEQEYEAVLRASRAQPRMTRAVISGGTAATVRELAIATSATVLLLDVAGRVLESSPQLPTDDVIDELRATLGGGASSSVTLARSGASIAVQQISVGRTPYGYLAVISASALSYVDQILLGHANSLLALDFEKPARLRATQDQLNSHALGLLLTEDRDPAPAWQQIRQAADGEGMIRGLTVLADTSDVAGRLGAEIAEFMNKAGRQLFSRINDTRVTVLLRGTDDVEFARELLGGVSRSDLRALRVGLSARRVVAALAVAVEQSQLCASAAEIGGEPLEFAALTGSVLLSFDSTREVLNTLAETMITPIEDYDRDNGTELLASLRAFLEANGHWEAAAITMGVHRHTLRSRMAKVESLIDCRLEVARVRAELLLSIIARQS